From Nematostella vectensis chromosome 14, jaNemVect1.1, whole genome shotgun sequence, a single genomic window includes:
- the LOC5510454 gene encoding uncharacterized protein LOC5510454 isoform X2, which yields MNDTRLCPDYLQKYFAEQYDPASWLTRAEYVNLIINTLSTVPAIFLNLLVIAATLRSDTLRSPSFLLICSMAVSDFLVGVLLQPRFTVLRVAEITVDLDLYCRAAQLHFVINVFMLASLLTAMLISVDRYLALHKGKSNNTRSNSNKKHRGRSDCSKEAVSVVHRQVKKNILENQPNQGRNVIESQQSLSKKTNYFIAPTNSNQTMLPKHADLRDQLLYCRNQQSLVNVSIHDNHLNPSSYDNHSCLANQSSLSDNQSSHGGNHSSLVGNQSSHGGNHSSLDDNQSSIGGSQSSLGGNQSSLGNDQSSLGGNQSSLGGNQSSHGNDQSSLGGNQSSLGGNQSSIGGNQSSHGNDQSSLGGNQSSIGGNQSSHGNDQSSLGGNQSSIDGNQSSHGNDQSSLGGNQTSLGGNQSSLGDNQSSLGNDQSSLGGNQISLGDNQSSLGDNQSILGGNQSTLGGNQSSLGGNQSSLGNDQSSLGGNQSSLCSNQSSLGDNQTGEDQTKSCHHSSKHGLASDESVSSDTSSDDVKLDLSNMADLGNGTSLASVRYRPEETLSLTNSFSEVNLVKYKKIYRTMYLIIALLFAFYAVLVVVTPAVYFVSGYNTCTKLVSDLGVAMIHLNSALNPIIYLVRMREVRAACLTLIKQLKDLRFLPI from the exons ATGAATGATACAAGACTATGTCCAGATTATTTGCAAAAGTACTTTGCTGAACAATATGACCCAGCAAGCTGGTTGACCCGAGCCGAATACGTCAACCTGATTATAAACACCCTATCCACCGTACCTGCCATCTTCTTGAACCTTCTGGTGATAGCAGCCACTCTTCGCTCCGACACCCTGCGGTCACCATCCTTCCTGCTCATCTGCAGTATGGCGGTCAGTGATTTCTTGGTCGGTGTGTTGCTTCAGCCGAGGTTTACGGTGCTCAGGGTGGCGGAGATCACCGTAGACTTGGATCTGTACTGCCGCGCTGCGCAGTTGCATTTCGttataaacgtttttatgCTGGCATCTTTGTTAACGGCAATGCTGATAAGCGTGGATCGATATCTCGCGTTGCACAAAGGAAAAAG CAACAACACTCGGTCAAACAGCAACAAGAAGCACAGAGGGCGGTCTGACTGTAGCAAAGAAGCTGTTTCCGTCGTGCATCGTCAAGTCAAGAAGAACATCTTGGAAAACCAGCCCAATCAAGGAAGAAATGTTATTGAAAGCCAGCAAAGCCTAAGCAAGAAGACAAATTATTTCATCGCACCAACCAACAGCAACCAGACAATGCTTCCCAAGCATGCAGACCTTCGGGATCAGCTACTTTATTGTCGTAACCAACAAAGCCTTGTCAATGTCTCAATCCATGACAACCATCTCAACCCATCAAGCTACGATAACCATTCATGTCTAGCCAACCAGTCAAGCCTTAGTGATAACCAGTCAAGCCATGGTGGCAACCATTCAAGCCTTGTTGGTAACCAGTCAAGCCATGGTGGCAACCATTCAAGCCTTGATGATAACCAGTCAAGCATCGGTGGTAGCCAGTCAAGCCTTGGTGGTAACCAGTCAAGCCTTGGTAATGACCAGTCAAGCCTTGGTGGTAACCAGTCGAGCCTTGGTGGTAACCAGTCAAGCCATGGTAATGACCAGTCAAGCCTTGGTGGTAACCAGTCAAGCCTTGGTGGTAACCAGTCAAGCATCGGTGGTAACCAGTCAAGCCATGGTAATGACCAGTCAAGCCTTGGTGGTAACCAGTCAAGCATCGGTGGTAACCAGTCAAGCCATGGTAATGACCAGTCAAGCCTTGGTGGTAACCAGTCAAGCATCGATGGTAACCAGTCAAGCCATGGTAATGACCAGTCAAGCCTTGGTGGTAACCAGACAAGCCTTGGTGGTAACCAGTCAAGCCTTGGTGATAACCAGTCAAGCCTTGGTAATGACCAGTCAAGCCTAGGTGGTAACCAGATAAGTCTTGGTGATAACCAGTCAAGCCTCGGCGATAACCAGTCAATCCTTGGTGGTAACCAGTCAACCCTTGGTGGTAACCAGTCAAGCCTTGGTGGTAACCAGTCAAGCCTTGGTAATGACCAGTCAAGCCTTGGTGGTAACCAGTCAAGCCTTTGTAGTAACCAGTCAAGCCTTGGCGATAACCAGACTGGAGAAGATCAAACCAAATCATGTCACCATTCCTCAAAGCACGGCTTGGCTTCAGACGAGTCAGTTTCTAGTGACACTTCCAGCGATGACGTCAAACTCGACCTGAGCAACATGGCAGACCTTGGCAATGGCACAAGCCTTGCATCTGTGCGATACCGGCCTGAGGAGACTCTTAGCCTGACAAACTCTTTCTCAGAAGTCAATCTCGTCAAATACAAGAAGATTTACCGCACGATGTACCTAATTATTGCCCTTTTGTTCGCTTTCTATGCGGTTCTTGTGGTAGTCACACCGGCGGTGTATTTTGTGTCGGGTTACAACACATGTACAAAGCTCGTCAGTGACCTCGGTGTGGCAATGATTCATCTCAACTCAGCGCTAAACCCTATTATATACCttgtgcgcatgcgcgaggTCAGGGCTGCTTGCTTGACACTTATCAAACAATTAAAGGATCTAAGATTTCTACCAATTTAG
- the LOC5510454 gene encoding uncharacterized protein LOC5510454 isoform X1: MNDTRLCPDYLQKYFAEQYDPASWLTRAEYVNLIINTLSTVPAIFLNLLVIAATLRSDTLRSPSFLLICSMAVSDFLVGVLLQPRFTVLRVAEITVDLDLYCRAAQLHFVINVFMLASLLTAMLISVDRYLALHKGKRYTAIVTRGRTIRALVMAWIISICFGAIVPVVSIFLSVVFLACFGFILVVVIIFCYIMCCYTLRQHRYRLKAIHKSKAYVFSSNNTRSNSNKKHRGRSDCSKEAVSVVHRQVKKNILENQPNQGRNVIESQQSLSKKTNYFIAPTNSNQTMLPKHADLRDQLLYCRNQQSLVNVSIHDNHLNPSSYDNHSCLANQSSLSDNQSSHGGNHSSLVGNQSSHGGNHSSLDDNQSSIGGSQSSLGGNQSSLGNDQSSLGGNQSSLGGNQSSHGNDQSSLGGNQSSLGGNQSSIGGNQSSHGNDQSSLGGNQSSIGGNQSSHGNDQSSLGGNQSSIDGNQSSHGNDQSSLGGNQTSLGGNQSSLGDNQSSLGNDQSSLGGNQISLGDNQSSLGDNQSILGGNQSTLGGNQSSLGGNQSSLGNDQSSLGGNQSSLCSNQSSLGDNQTGEDQTKSCHHSSKHGLASDESVSSDTSSDDVKLDLSNMADLGNGTSLASVRYRPEETLSLTNSFSEVNLVKYKKIYRTMYLIIALLFAFYAVLVVVTPAVYFVSGYNTCTKLVSDLGVAMIHLNSALNPIIYLVRMREVRAACLTLIKQLKDLRFLPI; this comes from the exons ATGAATGATACAAGACTATGTCCAGATTATTTGCAAAAGTACTTTGCTGAACAATATGACCCAGCAAGCTGGTTGACCCGAGCCGAATACGTCAACCTGATTATAAACACCCTATCCACCGTACCTGCCATCTTCTTGAACCTTCTGGTGATAGCAGCCACTCTTCGCTCCGACACCCTGCGGTCACCATCCTTCCTGCTCATCTGCAGTATGGCGGTCAGTGATTTCTTGGTCGGTGTGTTGCTTCAGCCGAGGTTTACGGTGCTCAGGGTGGCGGAGATCACCGTAGACTTGGATCTGTACTGCCGCGCTGCGCAGTTGCATTTCGttataaacgtttttatgCTGGCATCTTTGTTAACGGCAATGCTGATAAGCGTGGATCGATATCTCGCGTTGCACAAAGGAAAAAG gtataccgcTATCGTGACTCGAGGCCGTACAATTAGAGCCCTCGTAATGGCTTGGATTATTTCCATTTGCTTTGGGGCAATTGTCCCTGTTGTGTCTATCTTCCTATCCGTGGTGTTCTTAGCTTGTTTTGGCTTCATTCTGGTGGTGGTCATCATCTTTTGTTATATAATGTGCTGCTATACTCTACGTCAGCATCGCTACCGACTCAAAGCCATTCACAAAAGCAAAGCATATGTTTTTTCTAGCAACAACACTCGGTCAAACAGCAACAAGAAGCACAGAGGGCGGTCTGACTGTAGCAAAGAAGCTGTTTCCGTCGTGCATCGTCAAGTCAAGAAGAACATCTTGGAAAACCAGCCCAATCAAGGAAGAAATGTTATTGAAAGCCAGCAAAGCCTAAGCAAGAAGACAAATTATTTCATCGCACCAACCAACAGCAACCAGACAATGCTTCCCAAGCATGCAGACCTTCGGGATCAGCTACTTTATTGTCGTAACCAACAAAGCCTTGTCAATGTCTCAATCCATGACAACCATCTCAACCCATCAAGCTACGATAACCATTCATGTCTAGCCAACCAGTCAAGCCTTAGTGATAACCAGTCAAGCCATGGTGGCAACCATTCAAGCCTTGTTGGTAACCAGTCAAGCCATGGTGGCAACCATTCAAGCCTTGATGATAACCAGTCAAGCATCGGTGGTAGCCAGTCAAGCCTTGGTGGTAACCAGTCAAGCCTTGGTAATGACCAGTCAAGCCTTGGTGGTAACCAGTCGAGCCTTGGTGGTAACCAGTCAAGCCATGGTAATGACCAGTCAAGCCTTGGTGGTAACCAGTCAAGCCTTGGTGGTAACCAGTCAAGCATCGGTGGTAACCAGTCAAGCCATGGTAATGACCAGTCAAGCCTTGGTGGTAACCAGTCAAGCATCGGTGGTAACCAGTCAAGCCATGGTAATGACCAGTCAAGCCTTGGTGGTAACCAGTCAAGCATCGATGGTAACCAGTCAAGCCATGGTAATGACCAGTCAAGCCTTGGTGGTAACCAGACAAGCCTTGGTGGTAACCAGTCAAGCCTTGGTGATAACCAGTCAAGCCTTGGTAATGACCAGTCAAGCCTAGGTGGTAACCAGATAAGTCTTGGTGATAACCAGTCAAGCCTCGGCGATAACCAGTCAATCCTTGGTGGTAACCAGTCAACCCTTGGTGGTAACCAGTCAAGCCTTGGTGGTAACCAGTCAAGCCTTGGTAATGACCAGTCAAGCCTTGGTGGTAACCAGTCAAGCCTTTGTAGTAACCAGTCAAGCCTTGGCGATAACCAGACTGGAGAAGATCAAACCAAATCATGTCACCATTCCTCAAAGCACGGCTTGGCTTCAGACGAGTCAGTTTCTAGTGACACTTCCAGCGATGACGTCAAACTCGACCTGAGCAACATGGCAGACCTTGGCAATGGCACAAGCCTTGCATCTGTGCGATACCGGCCTGAGGAGACTCTTAGCCTGACAAACTCTTTCTCAGAAGTCAATCTCGTCAAATACAAGAAGATTTACCGCACGATGTACCTAATTATTGCCCTTTTGTTCGCTTTCTATGCGGTTCTTGTGGTAGTCACACCGGCGGTGTATTTTGTGTCGGGTTACAACACATGTACAAAGCTCGTCAGTGACCTCGGTGTGGCAATGATTCATCTCAACTCAGCGCTAAACCCTATTATATACCttgtgcgcatgcgcgaggTCAGGGCTGCTTGCTTGACACTTATCAAACAATTAAAGGATCTAAGATTTCTACCAATTTAG
- the LOC5510453 gene encoding coadhesin, with protein sequence MKPVTIATALLLHFSLTQAFTPKPHVTCSRSWVKVGCFHDSLSPRPFPYELINDRDIFSNHSDGHLIDWRKWKESMHSLACRCAEKARASGYRMFGLQFYGECWSGPSAELRYSNDGPSENCFQQLIKPYTCVKSDPVECVGGAKTNYVYMLTDNTPPSQDLYVDGGYTTWSGWSGCSKTCGDGEKSRERTCTNPTPKGHGRPCEPRLGPSTETVQCRLVNCPPKCKRVLDVGIVVDSSASVHRENFFKVKEFLDKLVSELEIGPSKSHVGLVRYNEVADTLWDFNGAENNNLKSLKDAIEKIEYLPGGTRTDLALKKVNEDIFSPMGGARKDVPQVLVVITDGKTNQRSEPYSSVLQPLKDKDVKIVAVGVGHSIGKKELDIIALGDASNVFMLETFDDLVRRLNAIMNSFCDTLST encoded by the exons ATGAAGCCTGTCACTATAGCAACGGCACTTCTTCTTCACTTCTCCCTTACCCAAG CCTTCACGCCTAAACCCCACGTGACCTGCTCCCGGAGTTGGGTCAAGGTCGGCTGTTTCCATGATTCCCTCAGTCCCAGGCCCTTCCCGTACGAGCTCATTAATGATCGAGACATCTTCAGTAACCATAGCGATGGACATCTCATTGACTGGAGAAAGTGGAAAGAGTCAATGCACAG CCTTGCGTGTCGATGCGCTGAGAAGGCCCGCGCCAGCGGATACCGGATGTTTGGTCTGCAGTTTTACGGAGAATGCTGGTCTGGGCCGAGTGCGGAGCTTAGATACAGCAACGACGGGCCTTCAGAAAACTGTTTCCAGCAGCTCATAAAACCTTACACATGTGTCAAAAGTGATCCTGTtgagtgtgtagggggagcGAAGACGAACTACGTGTACATGCTAACTGACAACA ctcctCCGTCCCAGGACCTTTACGTCGACGGTGGATACACCACGTGGTCGGGATGGTCAGGGTGTAGCAAGACCTGTGGTGACGGGGAGAAGAGTCGCGAGCGAACATGCACCAACCCCACCCCCAAGGGGCACGGTCGCCCCTGCGAGCCTCGTCTTGGACCCTCCACCGAGACCGTGCAATGTCGACTGGTCAACTGTCCAC CAAAATGCAAGCGAGTGCTGGATGTGGGAATCGTTGTGGATTCCTCGGCCTCTGTTCACCGCGAGAACTTTTTTAAGGTCAAGGAATTCTTGGACAAACTTGTCAGCGAACTTGAGATTGGGCCGAGCAAATCTCACGTGGGACTGGTTCGGTACAATGAGGTGGCGGATACTCTCTGGGACTTCAACGGCGCCGAGAACAATAATCTCAAGTCACTAAAGGAT GCCATAGAGAAGATCGAGTATTTGCCCGGTGGCACACGCACAGACCTTGCCCTTAAAAAGGTTAACGAAGATATCTTCAGTCCAATGGGCGGCGCGAGGAAAGACGTCCCACAAGTGCTGGTGGTGATCACGGACGGCAAGACAAACCAAAGAAGCGAGCCTTACAGTAGTGTCCTACAGCCACTTAAG GACAAGGACGTCAAGATCGTGGCGGTCGGCGTCGGGCACTCAATTGGCAAGAAAGAGCTCGATATAATTGCCCTTGGGGACGCTTCTAACGTGTTCATGCTGGAAACATTTGACGATCTCGTCCGGCGCCTCAACGCCATCATGAACTCCTTCTGCGATACATTATCTACTTAG